In one window of Vallitalea okinawensis DNA:
- a CDS encoding sensor histidine kinase, which yields MINSNLKDINKINGIIKRTIKEIDSSRSQILNIVDNARAEYEFIKSELSTIREQISQVIDEVDVLEIKNKKMRQRLAHVSKNFKTFTEEDIKAAYDKASDLKVAYLTKQNEEKSLRSKRTQLEIALKKALNTIKSAENVINQIGIASGFLKGEVLTAIDDMDKSSEMFIGVKILEAQENERKRISRDIHDGPAQHIANIIMKADICERMIQYDVKEGLNELADLKSAVKVALKEVRGIIYDLRPMSLDDLGLNKTIEEHVKTFSREAYIDTDIRLGSIQTEVESIIQIAVYRIVQEILNNIKKHAQANYVEVKLDYGSKYLRLVVTDNGIGFDVDETLNRVKTRGESYGLLGILDRVNQLQGEIKIKSSNRLGTEYIVKLPVNREVIKDEKWGN from the coding sequence ATGATCAATAGTAATTTAAAAGATATTAATAAAATAAATGGGATTATTAAAAGAACGATAAAGGAAATTGATAGTAGTCGCTCACAAATCCTTAATATCGTAGATAATGCTAGAGCTGAATACGAATTCATAAAAAGTGAACTGAGTACGATCAGAGAGCAAATTAGTCAAGTTATAGATGAAGTTGATGTCTTAGAAATTAAGAATAAAAAAATGAGACAGCGTTTAGCCCATGTATCTAAAAATTTCAAAACTTTTACTGAAGAGGACATCAAAGCTGCTTATGATAAAGCCTCTGATCTTAAGGTTGCTTATTTAACCAAGCAGAATGAAGAAAAGTCTCTAAGATCCAAAAGGACTCAATTAGAGATTGCTTTAAAAAAAGCTCTAAATACTATTAAAAGTGCTGAAAATGTCATTAATCAAATAGGTATAGCATCTGGGTTTCTGAAGGGAGAAGTCTTGACGGCCATAGATGATATGGATAAAAGTTCAGAGATGTTTATAGGTGTGAAGATTCTAGAAGCTCAGGAAAATGAGAGAAAAAGAATTTCTAGGGATATTCACGATGGTCCGGCACAACATATTGCAAACATCATCATGAAAGCAGATATTTGCGAGAGGATGATTCAATATGATGTAAAGGAAGGTTTAAATGAGCTTGCTGATTTGAAGAGTGCTGTTAAAGTGGCATTAAAAGAAGTAAGAGGAATTATCTATGACCTTCGACCAATGTCTTTAGATGATTTAGGATTGAATAAGACTATAGAAGAGCATGTCAAGACCTTTAGCAGGGAAGCTTATATCGATACTGATATTCGCCTAGGGTCTATTCAAACTGAGGTTGAGTCAATTATACAAATTGCTGTTTATAGGATAGTACAAGAAATATTAAATAATATTAAAAAACATGCACAGGCCAATTATGTTGAGGTAAAATTGGATTATGGTTCAAAATACTTGCGATTAGTTGTTACAGATAATGGCATTGGTTTTGATGTTGATGAGACTTTAAATAGAGTTAAAACCAGAGGGGAATCTTACGGACTGCTGGGAATACTGGATCGAGTTAACCAGCTTCAAGGAGAGATTAAGATTAAATCATCCAATCGCTTAGGCACAGAATACATTGTAAAACTTCCAGTAAACCGAGAGGTGATTAAAGATGAAAAATGGGGAAATTAA
- a CDS encoding (2Fe-2S)-binding protein codes for MEIVCACFDVSEEEIREAVKKGATTVEAVGEATNAGTGCGGCQSRIQELINEES; via the coding sequence ATGGAAATAGTATGCGCATGTTTTGATGTAAGTGAAGAAGAAATTCGTGAAGCAGTAAAAAAAGGGGCTACTACTGTAGAAGCAGTTGGTGAAGCTACTAATGCTGGAACAGGCTGTGGAGGTTGTCAATCTAGAATCCAAGAGCTTATTAATGAAGAATCTTAA